A single region of the Vicia villosa cultivar HV-30 ecotype Madison, WI linkage group LG4, Vvil1.0, whole genome shotgun sequence genome encodes:
- the LOC131596257 gene encoding potassium channel AKT6-like isoform X1: MFPSESHPHEQEEQDDHVNEHGYSQCSLTGIILPSLGATTVYDSNVNDLGHLIISPYNRHYQQWNKFLLIWVLYTALVCPFEFGFLLTSKGPLAIADNIVNAFFLIDIVLTFFVAYVEKTTYLLVADKRKIAYRYLSSWFVCDVMSTIPYEVFHQVLPPFARAYGYFSILRLWRLRRASAMFRRLEKDRHYNYFLVRCAKLLCVTLFATHVAACVFYFLATRPNHKNPTWLSLVSNASNQTMLDSYVTSVYWSIATLSSVGYGDLHAVNSDEMIFTMLYVTFNFGLAAYLIGNMTNLVVHWSDRTKRYREIVEAASHFARRNRLPQSLQEQIYAHFEMKYKTNVEGLEQQEIIDSLPKAIQSSIAHYRFFELIQQVYLFSGVSRDLLHQLVTELKAEFFPPKEDVILQNETPTDFYIVVYGAADLIIHQKPMDQTIDQVYTGDVFGELGVLCYSPQIFTVRTKLFSQILRMSRSTFRNLVYNNVEDGAIIMNNFLNHVQKSKYGMLEGVMAEIEILLARGKMDLPISLIFAAHKGDDIMLHELLKKGSDPNEIDNKTGKTALHTAASKGCDHCVVLLLEFGADPNVKDFDGNIPLGEAIMGNHESVTKLLVDNGADISLTDVGRLACSAVEKRDIKLLKDIAQYGGDVKKSSNGTTALHLAVGQENVEMVKFLVEQGADIDLQDSFGWTARAYADHQCHEEIQNIFKKIEKDDKAPRAIPPMPNNNEGSCIGKSQSDSYLPATPQSRSLPPIQELKWLDNHQRRRVTPFRNSFSGMVSVPSQEKIDSPTSENSRTTTTTTAPTVTELPTRVMISCQGKSEYPKRLVFLPKSLQELLLIGAEKFNYSPTKILTEDGAEVEDICLIREGDHLILV, encoded by the exons ATGTTTCCATCAGAGTCTCATCCCCACGAGCAAGAAGAGCAAGACGATCACGTCAACGAACACGGTTACAGCCAATGCAGTCTCACCGGAATCATTCTCCCGTCTCTCGGCGCCACCACCGTCTACGACAGCAACGTCAACGATCTCGGTCACCTCATCATCTCCCCATACAACCGCCATTATCA ACAATGGAACAAGTTTCTGTTGATATGGGTTTTATACACTGCACTGGTTTGTCCTTTTGAATTTGGgtttcttttgacttcaaaagGTCCACTTGCAATAGCAGACAATATTGTGAATGCATTTTTCTTGATTGACATTGTTCTCACATTCTTTGTGGCTTATGTTGAGAAAACAACTTATCTTCTCGTCGCCGATAAAAGGAAAATTGCTTATAGATATCTTAGCTCATGGTTCGTATGTGATGTCATGTCTACTATACCTTATGAAGTTTTTCATCAAGTGTTGCCACCTTTTGCCCGAGCATATGGTTACTTCAGTATTCTTCGCCTTTGGCGCCTTCGTAGAGCGAGTGCTATGTTCCGAAG GTTAGAAAAGGATAGGCATTATAACTACTTTTTGGTGCGCTGTGCAAAACTTCTTTGT GTAACACTATTTGCGACGCATGTAGCCGCGTGCGTTTTCTATTTTCTCGCTACAAGACCTAACCATAAAAACCCTACATGGCTATCACTTGTCTCGAATGCTTCCAACCAAACTATGTTGGACAGTTATGTTACATCAGTCTATTGGTCCATTGCGACACTCTCATCGGTGGGTTATGGTGATTTACATGCCGTAAACTCAGATGAAATGATTTTTACCATGCTCTATGTGACTTTCAATTTTGGACTTGCTGCATATCTGATAGGAAATATGACCAACTTGGTTGTTCACTGGAGTGATAGAACTAAGAGATAT AGAGAAATTGTTGAAGCTGCATCGCATTTTGCTCGTAGGAAtcggttacctcaaagtttgcaAGAACAGATATATGCTCATTTTGAAATGAAGTATAAAACAAATGTAGAAGGACTGGAGCAGCAAGAGATAATCGATTCACTCCCAAAAGCCATTCAGTCAAGCATCGCACACTACCGATTCTTTGAACTTATTCAACAGGTTTACTTGTTTAGTGGAGTGTCAAGGGACCTGCTACATCAATTG GTGACAGAGTTAAAAGCCGAGTTTTTCCCTCCAAAGGAAGATGTAATCTTACAGAATGAAACACCTACAGACTTTTATATAGTGGTTTATGGAGCTGCt GATCTTATCATTCACCAGAAACCAATGGATCAG ACAATTGACCAAGTATATACGGGAGATGTTTTTGGAGAACTAGGAGTGTTATGCTATAGCCCCCAAATTTTTACAGTTCGGACCAAGCTGTTTAGCCAGATCTTGCGTATGAGTCGATCAACATTTCGAAACCTTGTTTATAACAATGTTGAAGATGGAGCAATAATCATGAACAATTTTCTCAAT CATGTGCAAAAATCAAAATATGGAATGTTGGAAGGAGTTATGGCTGAAATAGAGATACTGTTGGCAAGAGGAAAAATGGATTTGCCTATAAGTTTAATATTTGCAGCTCACAAAGGTGATGATATAATGTTGCatgaattgctgaagaaaggaTCAGATCCAAATGAAATAGATAATAAAACTGGAAAGACGGCACTG CATACAGCAGCTTCTAAAGGTTGTGACCATTGTGTGGTTTTACTTCTAGAGTTTGGTGCTGATCCCAACGTAAAAG ATTTTGATGGAAATATACCACTAGGGGAAGCAATTATGGGTAACCATGAATCAGTGACAAAACTACTTGTAGACAATGGTGCGGATATATCTTTAACTGATGTAGGTCGTTTAGCATGCTCTGCCGTTGAGAAAAGGGACATAAAATTGCTCAAAGATATTGCTCAATATGGCGGTGATGTGAAAAAGTCCTCAAATGGAACTACTGCACTTCATCTTGCTGTAGGTCAAGAAAATGTTGAAATGGTTAAGTTTCTTGTAGAACAAGGAGCCGATATTGATCTGCAAGATAGTTTTGGTTGGACTGCAAGAGCTTATGCAGATCATCAATGTCATGAAGAAATAcaaaatatctttaaaaaaattgaaaaagatgacAAAGCGCCCCGTGCTATTCCTCCGATGCCAAATAATAATGAAGGATCTTGTATTGGAAAGTCTCAAAGCGACTCTTATCTACCAGCTACACCTCAAAGTCGTAGCTTGCCACCTATTCAAGAGTTGAAATGGTTGGATAATCATCAGAGAAGAAGGGTTACCCCTTTCCGAAATTCCTTTTCTGGAATGGTTTCAGTTCCCAGTCAAG AAAAAATTGATTCTCCTACATCTGAAAATAGTCGCACTACAACTACTACTACTGCTCCAACTGTGACTGAATTACCAACTAGAGTAATGATTAGTTGTCAAGGAAAAAGTGAATATCCTAAACGGCTTGTTTTTCTACCTAAATCGCTTCAAGAGTTGCTACTTATTGGTGCTGAAAAGTTTAACTACTCTCCCACTAAAATTCTGACTGAAGATGGAGCTGAAGTTGAAGACATATGCTTGATAAGAGAGGGTGATCATCTCATTCTTGTATGA
- the LOC131596257 gene encoding potassium channel AKT6-like isoform X2 encodes MFPSESHPHEQEEQDDHVNEHGYSQCSLTGIILPSLGATTVYDSNVNDLGHLIISPYNRHYQQWNKFLLIWVLYTALVCPFEFGFLLTSKGPLAIADNIVNAFFLIDIVLTFFVAYVEKTTYLLVADKRKIAYRYLSSWFVCDVMSTIPYEVFHQVLPPFARAYGYFSILRLWRLRRASAMFRRLEKDRHYNYFLVRCAKLLCVTLFATHVAACVFYFLATRPNHKNPTWLSLVSNASNQTMLDSYVTSVYWSIATLSSVGYGDLHAVNSDEMIFTMLYVTFNFGLAAYLIGNMTNLVVHWSDRTKRYREIVEAASHFARRNRLPQSLQEQIYAHFEMKYKTNVEGLEQQEIIDSLPKAIQSSIAHYRFFELIQQVYLFSGVSRDLLHQLDLIIHQKPMDQTIDQVYTGDVFGELGVLCYSPQIFTVRTKLFSQILRMSRSTFRNLVYNNVEDGAIIMNNFLNHVQKSKYGMLEGVMAEIEILLARGKMDLPISLIFAAHKGDDIMLHELLKKGSDPNEIDNKTGKTALHTAASKGCDHCVVLLLEFGADPNVKDFDGNIPLGEAIMGNHESVTKLLVDNGADISLTDVGRLACSAVEKRDIKLLKDIAQYGGDVKKSSNGTTALHLAVGQENVEMVKFLVEQGADIDLQDSFGWTARAYADHQCHEEIQNIFKKIEKDDKAPRAIPPMPNNNEGSCIGKSQSDSYLPATPQSRSLPPIQELKWLDNHQRRRVTPFRNSFSGMVSVPSQEKIDSPTSENSRTTTTTTAPTVTELPTRVMISCQGKSEYPKRLVFLPKSLQELLLIGAEKFNYSPTKILTEDGAEVEDICLIREGDHLILV; translated from the exons ATGTTTCCATCAGAGTCTCATCCCCACGAGCAAGAAGAGCAAGACGATCACGTCAACGAACACGGTTACAGCCAATGCAGTCTCACCGGAATCATTCTCCCGTCTCTCGGCGCCACCACCGTCTACGACAGCAACGTCAACGATCTCGGTCACCTCATCATCTCCCCATACAACCGCCATTATCA ACAATGGAACAAGTTTCTGTTGATATGGGTTTTATACACTGCACTGGTTTGTCCTTTTGAATTTGGgtttcttttgacttcaaaagGTCCACTTGCAATAGCAGACAATATTGTGAATGCATTTTTCTTGATTGACATTGTTCTCACATTCTTTGTGGCTTATGTTGAGAAAACAACTTATCTTCTCGTCGCCGATAAAAGGAAAATTGCTTATAGATATCTTAGCTCATGGTTCGTATGTGATGTCATGTCTACTATACCTTATGAAGTTTTTCATCAAGTGTTGCCACCTTTTGCCCGAGCATATGGTTACTTCAGTATTCTTCGCCTTTGGCGCCTTCGTAGAGCGAGTGCTATGTTCCGAAG GTTAGAAAAGGATAGGCATTATAACTACTTTTTGGTGCGCTGTGCAAAACTTCTTTGT GTAACACTATTTGCGACGCATGTAGCCGCGTGCGTTTTCTATTTTCTCGCTACAAGACCTAACCATAAAAACCCTACATGGCTATCACTTGTCTCGAATGCTTCCAACCAAACTATGTTGGACAGTTATGTTACATCAGTCTATTGGTCCATTGCGACACTCTCATCGGTGGGTTATGGTGATTTACATGCCGTAAACTCAGATGAAATGATTTTTACCATGCTCTATGTGACTTTCAATTTTGGACTTGCTGCATATCTGATAGGAAATATGACCAACTTGGTTGTTCACTGGAGTGATAGAACTAAGAGATAT AGAGAAATTGTTGAAGCTGCATCGCATTTTGCTCGTAGGAAtcggttacctcaaagtttgcaAGAACAGATATATGCTCATTTTGAAATGAAGTATAAAACAAATGTAGAAGGACTGGAGCAGCAAGAGATAATCGATTCACTCCCAAAAGCCATTCAGTCAAGCATCGCACACTACCGATTCTTTGAACTTATTCAACAGGTTTACTTGTTTAGTGGAGTGTCAAGGGACCTGCTACATCAATTG GATCTTATCATTCACCAGAAACCAATGGATCAG ACAATTGACCAAGTATATACGGGAGATGTTTTTGGAGAACTAGGAGTGTTATGCTATAGCCCCCAAATTTTTACAGTTCGGACCAAGCTGTTTAGCCAGATCTTGCGTATGAGTCGATCAACATTTCGAAACCTTGTTTATAACAATGTTGAAGATGGAGCAATAATCATGAACAATTTTCTCAAT CATGTGCAAAAATCAAAATATGGAATGTTGGAAGGAGTTATGGCTGAAATAGAGATACTGTTGGCAAGAGGAAAAATGGATTTGCCTATAAGTTTAATATTTGCAGCTCACAAAGGTGATGATATAATGTTGCatgaattgctgaagaaaggaTCAGATCCAAATGAAATAGATAATAAAACTGGAAAGACGGCACTG CATACAGCAGCTTCTAAAGGTTGTGACCATTGTGTGGTTTTACTTCTAGAGTTTGGTGCTGATCCCAACGTAAAAG ATTTTGATGGAAATATACCACTAGGGGAAGCAATTATGGGTAACCATGAATCAGTGACAAAACTACTTGTAGACAATGGTGCGGATATATCTTTAACTGATGTAGGTCGTTTAGCATGCTCTGCCGTTGAGAAAAGGGACATAAAATTGCTCAAAGATATTGCTCAATATGGCGGTGATGTGAAAAAGTCCTCAAATGGAACTACTGCACTTCATCTTGCTGTAGGTCAAGAAAATGTTGAAATGGTTAAGTTTCTTGTAGAACAAGGAGCCGATATTGATCTGCAAGATAGTTTTGGTTGGACTGCAAGAGCTTATGCAGATCATCAATGTCATGAAGAAATAcaaaatatctttaaaaaaattgaaaaagatgacAAAGCGCCCCGTGCTATTCCTCCGATGCCAAATAATAATGAAGGATCTTGTATTGGAAAGTCTCAAAGCGACTCTTATCTACCAGCTACACCTCAAAGTCGTAGCTTGCCACCTATTCAAGAGTTGAAATGGTTGGATAATCATCAGAGAAGAAGGGTTACCCCTTTCCGAAATTCCTTTTCTGGAATGGTTTCAGTTCCCAGTCAAG AAAAAATTGATTCTCCTACATCTGAAAATAGTCGCACTACAACTACTACTACTGCTCCAACTGTGACTGAATTACCAACTAGAGTAATGATTAGTTGTCAAGGAAAAAGTGAATATCCTAAACGGCTTGTTTTTCTACCTAAATCGCTTCAAGAGTTGCTACTTATTGGTGCTGAAAAGTTTAACTACTCTCCCACTAAAATTCTGACTGAAGATGGAGCTGAAGTTGAAGACATATGCTTGATAAGAGAGGGTGATCATCTCATTCTTGTATGA